TTCAGGCACAGCACAGCGATCAGGCTGAGCAACGCTGCCGCCGACACATAGCCGCCGACCCAGCTCAATCCTCCCATCGCCACCAGCTTCTGGGCGAAGAAGGGCGCCGCCGAGGCGCCGACGATGCCACCCAGGTTGTAGGCCGCCGACGCGCCGGTATAGCGCACGTGGGTCGGAAACAGCTCGGGCAACAGCGCCCCCATTGGCGCGAATGTCACACCCATCAGGAACAGCTCGATGCACAGGAACAGCGCCACGCCTGCGGTCGAGCCCTGGGTCAGCAGGGGTTCCATGGTGAAGCCGGAAACAATCGCCAACAGGCCGCCGACGATCAGCACCGGCTTGCGCCCATAACGATCGCTGGCCCAGGCCGACAGCGGCGTGGCCGCGGCCATGAACAGCACCGCGAAGCACAGCAGGCCGAGGAAGGTTTCGCGGCTGTAGCCGAGGGTGGCGACGCCATAACTCAGCGAAAACACCGTCGAGATGTAAAACAGCGCATAGCACACCACCATCGCCGCGGCGCCCAGCAGCACCGGTTGCCAGTACTGGCTGAACAGCTCGACCAGCGGCATCCTGACCCGCTCCTGGCGGGCGATGGCGTTGGCGAACACCGGGGTTTCATGCAGTTTCAGGCGTACATAGAGGCCCACCAGCACCAGCGCGGCGCTGAGCAGGAACGGAATCCGCCAGCCCCAGGCACGGAACTGTTCGTCGCTCAGGCTCATGGCCAGGGTCAGGAACAGGCCGTTGGCGGCGAGAAAGCCGATCGAGGGGCCCAACTGCGGGAACATGCCGAACCAGGCGCGTTTGCCCGCCGGCGCGTTTTCGGTGGCGAGCAGCGCGGCGCCGCCCCATTCGCCACCCAGCCCCAGGCCCTGGCCGAAGCGCAGCAGGCACAGCAGGATCGGCGCCCAGGCGCCAATGCTGTCGTAGCCGGGGAGTACGCCGATTAAGGTGGTGCACACGCCCATCAGCAGCAGCGAGGCCACCAGGGTCGACTTGCGGCCGATGCGGTCGCCGAAGTGGCCGAACAGCGCCGAGCCCAGCGGGCGGGCGAGGAAGGCAATACCGAAGGTCAGGAAGGCCGAGAGCATCTGGGCGGTGCCGGACGTCTGCGGGAAGAACACCGGGCCGATCACCAGCGCGGCGGCGGTGGCGTACACGTAGAAGTCGTAGAACTCGATGGCGGTGCCGATAAAGCTGGCGGTGGCC
This portion of the Pseudomonas sp. MRSN 12121 genome encodes:
- a CDS encoding MFS transporter — its product is MTTSTTYSASAPAQPTNSARRVATASFIGTAIEFYDFYVYATAAALVIGPVFFPQTSGTAQMLSAFLTFGIAFLARPLGSALFGHFGDRIGRKSTLVASLLLMGVCTTLIGVLPGYDSIGAWAPILLCLLRFGQGLGLGGEWGGAALLATENAPAGKRAWFGMFPQLGPSIGFLAANGLFLTLAMSLSDEQFRAWGWRIPFLLSAALVLVGLYVRLKLHETPVFANAIARQERVRMPLVELFSQYWQPVLLGAAAMVVCYALFYISTVFSLSYGVATLGYSRETFLGLLCFAVLFMAAATPLSAWASDRYGRKPVLIVGGLLAIVSGFTMEPLLTQGSTAGVALFLCIELFLMGVTFAPMGALLPELFPTHVRYTGASAAYNLGGIVGASAAPFFAQKLVAMGGLSWVGGYVSAAALLSLIAVLCLKETRNNDLNRVG